In Arthrobacter sp. B3I4, the following proteins share a genomic window:
- a CDS encoding multidrug effflux MFS transporter, translating into MHTPTNPGDSLTRRRKLLYILMLGALTALGPFTVDLYLPAFPALEASLGVTEAAVQLTLTGTTVGFALGQLVVGPLSDKFGRRTPLILATAVHIGASIGAAMSTDIAMLGLFRVLMGIGAAGGGVVAMAMVRDLFSGYAMVRMFSRMALVNGLAPILAPVIGSQLLLLMPWPGIFIFLAGYGTCVIIAALFVVRETLPRELRGTTGLTMRQRYRVLFADRIFVGMLLLGGMNFGGLFTYLSASPFLFQNVFGFSPQQYGLLFGVNSLGIVAGVQTSSRLIKRVPPQWILACSTAWMFLMALLIVAFDQMGFGLWGVMVPLWFYILGAGFTFPCVQVLALANHGAQAGTAASLLGAATFLMAGIISPVVGWLGLGSATPMGAVQAGCILLAAAALWLVVRPRTVPSIH; encoded by the coding sequence GTGCACACACCCACCAATCCCGGGGACTCCCTGACCCGCCGTCGCAAGCTCCTCTACATCCTGATGCTTGGCGCCCTGACCGCCCTGGGGCCCTTTACTGTCGATCTTTATCTCCCGGCGTTTCCCGCCCTTGAGGCGAGCCTGGGCGTCACCGAGGCGGCGGTCCAGCTGACCCTGACCGGCACGACAGTGGGCTTCGCGCTGGGCCAGCTGGTGGTGGGACCGCTGAGTGACAAGTTCGGCCGGAGGACTCCGCTGATTCTGGCGACGGCGGTGCACATCGGAGCGTCGATCGGCGCGGCCATGTCCACCGACATCGCCATGCTGGGACTGTTCCGGGTGCTGATGGGAATCGGCGCGGCCGGTGGCGGCGTGGTCGCCATGGCCATGGTGCGGGACCTGTTCAGCGGCTACGCGATGGTCCGGATGTTTTCCCGGATGGCGCTGGTCAACGGATTGGCTCCCATCCTGGCGCCGGTCATCGGATCCCAGCTGCTGCTGCTGATGCCGTGGCCGGGCATCTTCATCTTCCTGGCCGGCTATGGCACGTGTGTCATTATCGCGGCCCTGTTCGTCGTGCGGGAGACGCTGCCGCGCGAGCTTCGCGGCACCACCGGTTTGACGATGCGCCAGCGCTACCGGGTCCTGTTCGCCGACCGCATCTTTGTGGGCATGCTGCTGCTGGGCGGGATGAACTTTGGCGGGCTCTTCACCTACCTCTCGGCCTCGCCGTTCCTGTTTCAGAATGTCTTTGGCTTCTCGCCGCAGCAGTATGGCCTGTTGTTCGGGGTCAACTCGCTGGGCATCGTCGCCGGCGTGCAGACCAGCTCCCGGCTCATCAAGCGCGTCCCGCCGCAGTGGATTCTGGCGTGCTCAACGGCCTGGATGTTCCTGATGGCGCTGCTGATCGTGGCGTTCGACCAAATGGGCTTCGGCCTGTGGGGGGTCATGGTGCCGCTCTGGTTCTACATTCTGGGCGCGGGTTTCACCTTCCCCTGCGTCCAGGTCCTGGCCCTTGCCAACCACGGGGCGCAGGCCGGCACCGCGGCCTCCTTGCTTGGTGCGGCGACGTTCCTGATGGCAGGCATCATCTCCCCCGTGGTCGGCTGGCTGGGCCTGGGGTCCGCGACGCCGATGGGCGCCGTCCAGGCCGGTTGCATCCTGCTGGCGGCTGCGGCCCTGTGGCTCGTGGTCCGGCCGCGCACGGTGCCGTCCATCCACTGA
- the dnaG gene encoding DNA primase, which yields MAGLIKREDIDEVRQRTDIKEVVDGYVTLKGAGLGSYKGLCPFHDERSPSFTVRPQVGRYHCFGCGEDGDVISFVQKLDHTTFHEAVEKLAARIGYELRYEDGGSGPNREEIGRRQRLLDAHKIADEFFREQLLTPGATEGRNFLFGRGFDRAAAEQFGVGYAPQAWDSLLKHLRGRGYTDAELKLTGMFSAGGPGNQQRIYDRFRGRLIWPIRDIAGDTIGFGARKLYEDDQGPKYLNTPETALYKKSQVLYGIDLAKRNIAKERQLVVVEGYTDVMACHLAGVPTAVATCGTAFGTEHIKIARRLLSDDGSGGEVIFTFDGDAAGQKAALRAFEEDQRFVAQTYVAVEPGGSDPCELRQAKGDSAVRDLIGTRRPLFEFAIRATLRRHNLDTVEGRISALRESAPVVAQIRDAGIRPAYARELAGWLGMPVEDVSRAVGAAAKRIAQGPSEGAGQGNGQGQGYGQNHARSRGPGPGQSQGRGQGQGRGQGQGAGPDRGANPGQGAGPGYGSAPGVAPLPPSATLPAFNRPDPRDPVAAMERQALEVVLQEPAILEGPTWERFSEARFSTPAYLAIHEAIRATGLGNTGEPLRWVEQLLQEVPEPLRPLVSELAVVPLPASTAEAVQRYCRDILARLFELQITRVKAEKMGQLQRLDASSNPEEFQRLNRELMELEMQRRSLRMDS from the coding sequence GTGGCTGGCCTGATCAAACGTGAAGATATCGACGAGGTACGCCAGCGCACCGACATCAAGGAAGTCGTCGACGGCTACGTGACCCTCAAGGGCGCCGGACTGGGTTCCTACAAGGGACTGTGCCCCTTCCATGATGAGCGCTCACCCTCCTTCACCGTGCGCCCGCAGGTGGGCCGGTACCACTGCTTCGGCTGTGGTGAAGACGGCGACGTCATCTCCTTCGTGCAAAAGCTGGACCACACCACCTTCCACGAGGCCGTGGAAAAACTTGCGGCACGGATCGGCTACGAGCTGCGCTACGAGGACGGCGGCTCGGGGCCTAATAGGGAGGAAATCGGACGCCGCCAGCGCCTGCTCGATGCGCACAAGATCGCGGACGAGTTCTTCCGCGAGCAACTGCTGACCCCCGGCGCCACGGAGGGCCGGAACTTCCTGTTCGGCCGGGGCTTCGACCGGGCCGCCGCCGAGCAGTTCGGCGTCGGCTACGCCCCGCAGGCCTGGGACTCACTGCTCAAGCACCTCCGCGGCCGCGGCTACACCGATGCCGAGCTGAAGCTGACGGGCATGTTCTCTGCCGGGGGACCCGGAAATCAGCAGAGAATTTACGACCGGTTCCGGGGCCGGTTGATCTGGCCGATCCGCGACATCGCCGGAGACACCATCGGCTTTGGTGCGCGCAAGCTCTACGAGGACGACCAGGGCCCGAAGTACCTGAACACCCCGGAGACAGCGCTCTATAAGAAGTCGCAGGTCCTGTACGGAATCGACCTCGCCAAGCGCAACATCGCAAAGGAACGCCAGCTGGTGGTGGTCGAGGGCTACACCGACGTCATGGCCTGCCACCTGGCCGGGGTCCCGACGGCGGTCGCGACCTGCGGCACGGCGTTCGGCACGGAGCACATCAAGATCGCCCGGCGGCTGCTGTCCGACGACGGCAGCGGGGGAGAGGTTATCTTCACCTTCGACGGCGACGCGGCGGGGCAGAAAGCGGCGCTGCGTGCCTTCGAAGAGGACCAGCGCTTCGTGGCCCAGACCTACGTCGCTGTCGAACCGGGCGGCTCCGACCCTTGCGAGTTGCGCCAGGCCAAGGGCGACTCCGCGGTTCGTGACCTGATCGGCACCCGCCGGCCGCTGTTCGAATTCGCCATCCGCGCTACCCTGCGGCGGCACAACCTCGACACCGTGGAAGGCCGGATCTCGGCGCTGCGCGAGTCGGCCCCGGTGGTGGCCCAGATCCGCGACGCCGGCATCCGTCCGGCCTATGCCCGGGAGCTTGCCGGCTGGCTGGGCATGCCGGTCGAAGACGTCAGCCGTGCCGTCGGCGCCGCCGCCAAGCGCATCGCCCAGGGGCCGTCCGAAGGGGCGGGACAGGGGAACGGCCAGGGGCAGGGCTACGGCCAGAACCACGCCCGGTCCCGCGGTCCCGGCCCGGGCCAGAGCCAGGGCCGCGGGCAGGGCCAGGGCCGCGGGCAGGGTCAGGGCGCAGGCCCGGACCGGGGCGCGAACCCCGGTCAGGGTGCCGGCCCGGGTTACGGGTCTGCCCCGGGTGTGGCACCACTGCCGCCGTCGGCCACCCTGCCGGCCTTCAACCGGCCCGATCCGCGGGATCCGGTGGCTGCAATGGAACGCCAGGCGCTGGAGGTGGTGCTTCAGGAACCGGCGATCCTGGAAGGCCCCACCTGGGAGCGCTTCTCGGAGGCGCGCTTCTCCACGCCCGCCTACCTCGCGATCCACGAAGCCATCCGGGCCACCGGGCTGGGGAACACGGGCGAGCCTTTGCGCTGGGTCGAGCAGCTGCTCCAGGAAGTTCCCGAGCCGCTCCGACCGCTGGTGTCCGAGCTTGCCGTCGTGCCGCTGCCGGCGAGCACCGCCGAAGCCGTGCAACGGTATTGCCGGGACATTCTGGCACGGCTGTTCGAGCTGCAGATCACCCGGGTGAAGGCCGAGAAGATGGGTCAGCTGCAGCGCCTGGACGCCTCGTCCAATCCCGAGGAGTTCCAGCGACTGAACCGTGAACTGATGGAACTGGAGATGCAGCGGCGTTCGCTCCGGATGGACTCCTAG
- a CDS encoding deoxyguanosinetriphosphate triphosphohydrolase, whose protein sequence is MAETRTTAPVLDGYVDRDWARWVEEPAKSTYRSDFERDRARVLHSSALRRLGAKTQVVAPDTDDFVRTRLTHSLEVAQVGRELGRALGCDPDVVDTACLSHDLGHPPFGHNGESALNEVAHAIGGFEGNAQTLRLLTRLEPKVLAPDGRPAGLNLTRASLDAAAKYPWSAENAPVIHGQRTSKFGAYEDDLPIFDWIREGAPERRSCLEAQVMDLADDISYSVHDVEDAIVAGHFQLRWMDNPDHRARVVGYAKQWYLPHNDPAAIDAALARLEATSVWVREADGSRKSMAALKDMTSQLIGRFCQSALETTRTLYGPENLTRYNAELVVPDETVMEIAVMKGLATTFVMTTEHRQPIYERQREVLHALVTALNATGDRHLEPMFAADWRAAPDDGARLRVVIDQVASLTDGSALAMYERLVGSLPSLW, encoded by the coding sequence GTGGCTGAAACAAGGACAACCGCCCCGGTGCTGGACGGCTACGTGGACCGCGACTGGGCCCGATGGGTCGAGGAACCAGCTAAAAGCACCTACCGCTCCGACTTTGAACGCGACCGCGCCCGGGTGCTGCACTCCTCGGCACTGCGCCGGCTCGGCGCCAAAACCCAGGTCGTCGCCCCGGATACGGACGACTTCGTCCGCACCCGGCTCACGCACAGCCTGGAGGTCGCGCAGGTGGGCCGCGAACTTGGCCGCGCGCTGGGCTGCGACCCCGACGTCGTGGACACCGCCTGCCTGAGCCACGACCTTGGCCACCCGCCCTTCGGCCACAACGGCGAGTCGGCCCTCAACGAGGTGGCGCACGCCATCGGCGGCTTCGAAGGCAACGCCCAGACCCTGCGTCTGCTCACCCGGCTCGAACCCAAGGTCCTCGCCCCGGATGGCCGGCCCGCCGGGCTCAACCTGACCCGTGCCAGCCTCGACGCCGCCGCGAAATACCCGTGGTCCGCGGAGAACGCGCCGGTGATCCACGGCCAGCGAACCAGCAAGTTCGGCGCGTACGAGGACGACCTGCCGATCTTCGACTGGATCCGTGAAGGAGCGCCGGAGCGCCGGTCCTGCCTCGAAGCCCAGGTCATGGACCTCGCCGACGACATCTCCTACTCGGTGCACGACGTCGAGGACGCCATCGTCGCCGGGCACTTCCAGTTGCGCTGGATGGACAACCCCGACCATCGCGCGCGGGTGGTCGGCTACGCCAAGCAGTGGTACCTGCCGCACAACGATCCGGCCGCGATCGACGCGGCCCTGGCCCGGCTGGAAGCAACCAGCGTCTGGGTCCGCGAGGCCGACGGCAGCCGCAAGTCCATGGCCGCGCTGAAGGACATGACCAGCCAGCTGATCGGCCGGTTCTGCCAAAGCGCGCTGGAGACCACCCGGACCCTGTACGGTCCGGAAAACCTCACCCGTTACAACGCCGAGCTCGTGGTCCCGGACGAGACCGTGATGGAGATCGCCGTGATGAAGGGCCTGGCCACCACATTCGTGATGACCACCGAGCACCGGCAGCCGATTTACGAACGCCAGCGCGAGGTGCTGCACGCGCTGGTGACCGCGCTCAACGCCACCGGCGACCGGCATCTGGAACCGATGTTCGCCGCCGACTGGCGTGCTGCGCCGGACGACGGTGCCCGGCTGCGCGTGGTGATCGACCAGGTGGCCTCCTTGACCGACGGCTCCGCACTGGCGATGTACGAACGGCTCGTCGGCAGCCTTCCGTCGCTGTGGTGA
- the dusB gene encoding tRNA dihydrouridine synthase DusB has product MTVVATPPAPKLELPPLKLGPITVDTPVILAPMAGITNSAFRRLCREYGGGLYVAEMVTSRALVERTPESLRIISHDDDEKVRSVQLYGVDPVTVGQAVRMLVEEDRADHIDLNFGCPVPKVTRRGGGSALPWKIDLFTSIVQTAVKEASKGNVPLTIKMRKGIDEDHLTYLDAGRIARDSGVAAVALHGRTAAQFYSGQADWSAIARLREALPDIPVLGNGDIWSAEDAVRMVRETGVDGVVVGRGCQGRPWLFGDLMAAFEGSEERHKPALRQVAESIYRHAELMVETFGDEGKALREIRKHMAWYLKGYVVGSELRNRLALVTSLEVLRGTLDELDLDSPYPGADAEGPRGRAGSPKKPALPKDWLLNRSLNEDESRDISFAELDVSGG; this is encoded by the coding sequence GTGACTGTTGTAGCAACTCCTCCTGCCCCCAAGCTGGAACTCCCGCCCCTGAAGCTGGGTCCCATCACGGTCGATACCCCCGTGATCCTGGCCCCGATGGCGGGGATCACCAACTCCGCCTTCCGCAGGCTCTGCCGTGAATACGGCGGCGGACTGTATGTGGCGGAGATGGTCACCTCCCGCGCCCTGGTTGAGCGCACGCCCGAATCGCTGCGCATCATTTCGCACGACGACGACGAAAAAGTCCGGTCGGTCCAGCTCTACGGCGTGGACCCGGTGACAGTCGGCCAGGCCGTGCGGATGCTGGTCGAGGAGGACCGCGCGGATCACATTGATCTCAACTTCGGCTGCCCGGTGCCCAAGGTGACCCGGCGCGGTGGCGGCTCGGCACTGCCATGGAAAATCGACCTCTTCACCTCCATCGTCCAGACCGCGGTGAAGGAAGCGTCCAAGGGCAACGTCCCGCTGACCATCAAGATGCGCAAGGGCATCGACGAGGACCACCTGACCTACCTTGACGCCGGCCGGATCGCGCGTGACTCCGGCGTCGCCGCCGTCGCACTGCACGGCCGCACCGCCGCGCAGTTCTACTCCGGCCAGGCCGACTGGTCCGCCATCGCCCGGCTGCGTGAAGCCCTGCCGGACATCCCGGTTCTGGGCAACGGTGACATCTGGTCCGCCGAGGACGCCGTCCGGATGGTCCGCGAAACCGGTGTGGACGGCGTCGTCGTGGGCCGCGGCTGCCAGGGAAGGCCCTGGCTGTTCGGTGACCTGATGGCCGCCTTCGAGGGCAGCGAGGAACGCCACAAGCCGGCGCTGCGCCAGGTGGCCGAGAGCATCTACCGCCACGCCGAGCTGATGGTGGAGACCTTCGGGGACGAAGGCAAGGCTCTGCGCGAAATCCGCAAGCACATGGCCTGGTACCTCAAGGGCTACGTGGTGGGCAGCGAACTGCGGAACCGGCTGGCGCTCGTCACCAGCCTCGAGGTACTCCGCGGCACCCTCGATGAACTGGACCTCGACTCGCCCTACCCGGGAGCCGACGCAGAGGGACCGCGCGGCCGGGCCGGCTCGCCCAAAAAGCCGGCCCTGCCCAAGGACTGGCTGCTCAACCGCAGCCTGAACGAGGACGAGTCCCGCGACATCTCCTTCGCCGAACTGGACGTCTCCGGTGGCTGA
- a CDS encoding YibE/F family protein: protein MGAGHSHTAQVPAEPTPRALAARRKANWILAAVLVPLTLLTIVAMVLLWPSGSKEGIKLASPYAAAPGVSFDTGKIQRVVVAGCMDGAGQPAGQQEAQQGTGQGAAPGAGSQCTFAYTEPDKGGNPVKVVINPDVAKSHGVKVGDNIRYLNLSKAQGAAAQGTPAYVFVDFVRTLPIILLAVLYAVVVIAVARWRGLRALIGLLGAYAVLVTFLLPGLVEGKPPLLLALVGSTVIMIGVLYFAHGFTARTSTALLGTMFGLGITAVLAAWATDAANLAGVGNHDAATLANVSDHISISGIILCGLIISGLGVLNDVTITQSSAVWELWELAPGTSARKLFASAMRIGRDHIASTVYTIAFAYAGAALPILIIVMLYERPLGDALTSAELSEEVIRTLVGSIGLVLAIPVTTLIAVLVVKATGLKGAAAADGGGGPAAVAPAATLHRREPVGNSSDGGAEPQPETRRGRRAALPG, encoded by the coding sequence ATGGGCGCCGGACATTCACACACCGCGCAGGTGCCCGCCGAACCGACGCCCCGGGCGCTCGCCGCACGCCGGAAGGCGAACTGGATCCTGGCCGCCGTCCTGGTGCCCCTGACGCTGCTGACCATCGTGGCGATGGTTCTCCTGTGGCCCTCGGGCAGTAAAGAGGGGATTAAACTCGCCAGCCCCTACGCGGCAGCGCCCGGCGTCTCCTTCGACACCGGCAAAATCCAGCGCGTCGTCGTGGCGGGCTGCATGGACGGCGCCGGGCAGCCCGCCGGGCAGCAGGAGGCCCAGCAGGGGACCGGGCAGGGGGCCGCCCCCGGCGCCGGCTCGCAGTGCACTTTCGCCTACACCGAGCCGGACAAGGGCGGAAACCCGGTGAAGGTGGTGATCAACCCCGACGTCGCCAAGTCCCACGGCGTCAAAGTCGGCGACAACATCCGCTACCTGAACCTCTCCAAGGCGCAGGGCGCCGCCGCCCAAGGCACGCCCGCCTACGTGTTCGTCGACTTCGTCCGGACCCTGCCGATCATCCTGCTCGCGGTCCTCTACGCCGTCGTCGTCATCGCGGTGGCACGCTGGCGGGGGCTGCGCGCCCTCATCGGCCTGCTTGGCGCCTACGCCGTGCTCGTCACCTTCCTGCTTCCCGGCCTGGTCGAAGGCAAACCTCCGCTGCTGCTGGCGCTGGTTGGCTCCACAGTGATCATGATCGGAGTGCTGTACTTCGCCCACGGCTTCACCGCCCGGACCTCGACGGCGCTGCTGGGCACCATGTTCGGGCTGGGCATCACCGCCGTGCTCGCGGCCTGGGCCACCGACGCGGCAAACCTGGCGGGTGTCGGCAACCACGACGCCGCCACCCTGGCGAACGTCTCGGACCATATCTCCATCTCCGGGATCATCCTGTGCGGTTTGATTATTTCCGGGCTTGGCGTGCTGAACGACGTCACGATCACCCAGTCCTCCGCCGTGTGGGAACTCTGGGAGCTCGCCCCCGGGACCTCGGCACGGAAACTGTTCGCCTCAGCCATGCGGATCGGCCGGGACCACATCGCGTCCACTGTTTACACCATCGCCTTTGCCTACGCCGGTGCGGCCCTGCCAATCCTGATCATTGTGATGCTGTACGAGCGTCCGCTGGGCGATGCCCTCACCAGCGCCGAACTCTCCGAGGAAGTGATCCGCACGCTCGTCGGCTCCATCGGCCTGGTGCTGGCGATCCCGGTCACCACGCTGATCGCTGTACTCGTGGTCAAGGCCACCGGGCTGAAAGGCGCCGCGGCTGCCGACGGTGGCGGCGGGCCCGCCGCCGTCGCGCCCGCCGCTACGCTGCACCGCCGGGAGCCCGTCGGGAATTCGTCCGACGGCGGCGCCGAGCCGCAGCCCGAGACGCGCCGAGGCCGGCGCGCCGCGTTGCCCGGCTGA
- a CDS encoding FAD-binding oxidoreductase, with the protein MNATDFGGLREQVRGQVTTPTDAGYDEARTVHNGMIDKRPAAVVRVSQVADVIASVNFARDNNLDVAVRGGGHSGPGFGTADDALVIDFAGTRGVRVDPAHQTARTEAGATWADFNHATHAFGLATTGGIIGSTGVSGLTLGGGIGYLDRKYGLSCDNLLSADVVTADGKFLTASEHEHEDLFWALRGGGGNFGVVTSLEFQLHPVDMVHAGIIIYPVEHAETVAKFYREQLAAAPEDFGAFLAFHQGPPAPFLPEQWHGKPVCIVVGMWTGDPAEGPARWQPFLDVAPVAGSMVGQMPYPALNMAFDGMYPKGLLAYWKAAFLSELNDGAISTHLEYGSRTPSMQTAVHIYPIDGAVHQVGVADTAFPNRNARFSPVIACHWQDPADTEANVAWVREFAAALRPYAETAGYINFMDGDDLAKVPDNYGPNYQRLREVKAAYDPQNLFHVNQNIPPA; encoded by the coding sequence ATGAATGCAACGGACTTCGGCGGCCTGCGCGAGCAGGTCCGCGGGCAAGTCACCACGCCCACCGACGCCGGCTACGACGAGGCGCGGACAGTACACAACGGCATGATCGACAAAAGGCCCGCGGCGGTGGTCCGGGTGTCCCAGGTGGCGGATGTGATCGCCAGCGTGAACTTCGCCCGGGACAACAACCTGGACGTGGCCGTCAGGGGCGGGGGCCACAGCGGGCCGGGGTTCGGCACCGCCGATGACGCACTGGTCATCGACTTCGCCGGAACCAGAGGCGTCCGGGTTGATCCGGCCCACCAGACGGCCAGGACCGAGGCCGGCGCCACGTGGGCGGACTTCAACCACGCCACGCACGCGTTCGGTCTGGCAACCACCGGCGGCATCATCGGCTCGACCGGTGTCTCGGGCCTGACCCTCGGCGGCGGCATCGGCTACCTGGACCGGAAATACGGCCTCAGTTGCGACAACCTGCTGTCCGCCGACGTCGTCACCGCGGACGGCAAATTCCTCACGGCCAGTGAGCACGAGCATGAGGACCTCTTCTGGGCGCTGCGCGGCGGCGGCGGGAACTTCGGCGTCGTGACCTCGCTGGAGTTCCAGTTGCATCCGGTGGACATGGTCCACGCCGGCATCATCATCTATCCCGTGGAACACGCCGAAACCGTTGCGAAGTTCTACCGGGAACAACTGGCGGCGGCGCCCGAGGACTTCGGCGCGTTTCTCGCGTTCCACCAAGGACCACCGGCGCCGTTCCTCCCCGAGCAGTGGCACGGCAAGCCGGTCTGCATTGTGGTGGGAATGTGGACCGGGGACCCTGCGGAAGGACCCGCACGTTGGCAGCCGTTCCTGGACGTGGCGCCGGTGGCCGGCTCCATGGTGGGCCAGATGCCGTATCCGGCGTTGAATATGGCGTTCGACGGGATGTATCCGAAGGGACTCCTGGCTTACTGGAAAGCGGCGTTCCTGTCCGAGCTCAACGACGGAGCCATCAGCACGCACCTCGAGTACGGCAGCCGCACCCCGAGCATGCAGACGGCCGTGCATATCTACCCGATCGACGGCGCTGTCCATCAGGTGGGAGTCGCGGACACCGCATTCCCGAACCGAAACGCCCGGTTCTCCCCGGTGATAGCGTGCCACTGGCAGGACCCGGCAGACACTGAAGCGAACGTGGCCTGGGTGCGTGAGTTCGCCGCAGCATTGCGGCCTTACGCCGAGACCGCCGGGTACATCAACTTCATGGACGGTGACGACCTGGCCAAGGTCCCGGACAACTATGGCCCGAACTACCAGCGGCTGCGGGAGGTCAAGGCCGCCTACGACCCGCAGAACCTCTTCCACGTGAACCAGAACATCCCGCCGGCGTAA
- a CDS encoding alpha/beta hydrolase produces MARRVIDDRQHAAAGSGPAARAELSIADATGPTRGVVLVLHGGRADSFEAVRARHLSPARMLPFAQALRSEGGPHGLAVWTLRNRYRGWNGPDMSPVRDARWALSRISHEHPGVPVYLLGHSMGGLTALCVADDPQVEAVVALAPWLTGSTPVDRVAGRRVLIVHGNEDRWTSPRNSLAYARRAEGVAASVDYVSLTGSGHFMFRRVRLWNSLANGFILDSFASSTGGQFRGTDALRRVLPAEADLPVVL; encoded by the coding sequence GTGGCCAGACGCGTGATTGATGACCGGCAGCATGCCGCGGCGGGTTCCGGCCCGGCAGCCCGGGCGGAGCTGAGTATCGCCGATGCAACCGGTCCCACCCGGGGTGTAGTCCTGGTGTTGCACGGCGGACGGGCGGACAGTTTCGAGGCGGTCCGTGCCCGGCATCTCAGTCCGGCCAGGATGCTGCCGTTCGCGCAGGCGCTCCGCTCCGAGGGGGGACCCCATGGGCTGGCCGTCTGGACCCTCCGGAACCGGTACCGCGGCTGGAACGGGCCTGATATGTCCCCGGTCCGGGACGCCCGCTGGGCGTTGTCCCGGATCAGCCACGAGCACCCCGGTGTCCCCGTCTACCTGCTGGGCCACTCCATGGGCGGCCTGACGGCGCTCTGCGTCGCGGACGACCCGCAAGTGGAGGCCGTCGTCGCGCTGGCGCCCTGGCTGACCGGGTCCACTCCGGTGGACCGCGTCGCCGGCCGCCGTGTCCTGATTGTGCACGGCAACGAGGACCGCTGGACCAGCCCACGAAATTCGCTGGCCTACGCGCGCCGGGCAGAGGGCGTGGCGGCGTCGGTTGACTACGTCTCGCTTACGGGCTCCGGGCACTTCATGTTCCGCCGGGTGCGGCTCTGGAACTCCCTTGCCAACGGCTTCATTCTCGATTCCTTTGCCAGCAGTACCGGCGGCCAGTTCCGGGGCACCGACGCCCTCCGCCGGGTCCTGCCGGCCGAGGCCGACCTCCCGGTGGTGCTCTGA
- a CDS encoding DUF1295 domain-containing protein — translation MPAFPLEAFLASLPWVALGLLVLLAGTFVVAVRQSRHSVIDTVWGLGFVVAAAVSWLLSAGYGDGGRRLLLLALVAVWGIRLALHIGVRARGGHEDPRYVDMLSSAPGSRNTYALRRVYLPQGVVMFFVSLTIQVGMFSTGPLGWLALLGAVLWAVGFIFETVGDWQLAQFKADPARRGTVLDTGLWRYTRHPNYFGDAAVWAGLFLIAADSWPGVLTILSPALMIWTLAGKTGKPLTEKAMSARPGYKEYVESTSGFLPLPPRRKAKS, via the coding sequence ATGCCGGCCTTCCCGCTGGAAGCGTTCCTGGCCAGCCTGCCCTGGGTTGCCCTTGGGCTCCTTGTCCTGCTGGCCGGAACCTTCGTCGTCGCCGTCCGGCAAAGCCGGCACTCTGTCATTGACACGGTCTGGGGCCTGGGCTTCGTCGTGGCGGCCGCCGTCTCCTGGCTGCTGTCCGCAGGGTACGGCGACGGCGGCCGGCGCCTGCTGCTGCTGGCCCTGGTGGCGGTCTGGGGCATCCGCCTGGCCCTTCACATCGGCGTCCGGGCCCGCGGCGGCCACGAAGACCCGCGCTATGTGGACATGCTCTCCTCGGCGCCCGGCTCCCGCAACACCTATGCACTGCGGCGGGTTTATCTGCCGCAGGGCGTCGTGATGTTCTTCGTCTCGCTGACCATCCAGGTCGGCATGTTCAGCACCGGCCCCCTGGGCTGGCTGGCGCTGCTGGGAGCCGTGCTGTGGGCCGTCGGCTTCATCTTCGAAACCGTCGGCGACTGGCAGCTCGCACAGTTCAAGGCCGACCCGGCCAGACGCGGAACCGTCCTGGACACCGGACTGTGGCGCTACACCCGGCATCCCAACTACTTCGGTGACGCCGCCGTCTGGGCCGGGTTGTTCCTGATCGCCGCCGACTCGTGGCCCGGAGTGCTGACGATCCTCTCCCCCGCACTGATGATCTGGACCCTGGCCGGCAAGACCGGCAAGCCGTTGACCGAAAAAGCCATGTCAGCCCGGCCCGGCTACAAGGAATACGTCGAGTCGACGTCGGGCTTCCTTCCCCTGCCCCCGCGGCGGAAGGCGAAAAGCTGA